The Niastella koreensis GR20-10 genome includes a window with the following:
- a CDS encoding PKD-like family lipoprotein, with the protein MTKQYIYCLVFLATAMVLGSCYKDKGNYDYTNINKVVLKTNRDTVSVVLPDSLKVDLTLDQTAPSDAGFSFEWVMYLAGGTPLTRRTLDTTQNLRAKITELPGSYYLMVYAKDRKTKVEYQKRIFVSVLSSFSEGWLVVEENNNACDISMISPVDTVFRNIYSLANKGQKLPAGTRRIPEIRTYNGDQKVFILSPADMVQANYSDFVKLMSYPDFFWQAPTDVKPQEYFVNSYDEMMLNNGKIYCRTLNAPAGTIKLNLPPDGVYYMAPYEIYSTVGYVVYDTISQQFMKLNIGSVTLTPFSKPTGTPLFYMNNIGKKLLYTEVNTASQCLAFFKNNNDDSLFAFTYNPTLTDPAVKRYDGLTAPGMINARLFVGSRTLPHLYYASGNSIYKLDIEAKTAVPIYTFPGGTEIRAMKMYRNLKTSTDPNNNKLIAVATYENGQGKIYYFPIAATGNFTNDTYSKVFSGFNKINEITFKSLK; encoded by the coding sequence ATGACAAAACAATATATCTACTGTCTCGTTTTTCTGGCAACGGCCATGGTGCTTGGCAGCTGTTATAAAGACAAAGGCAACTACGATTATACCAACATCAACAAAGTAGTATTAAAAACCAACCGCGATACGGTGAGCGTGGTGTTGCCCGATTCATTAAAAGTAGACCTCACCCTCGATCAGACTGCACCCAGTGATGCAGGATTCAGTTTTGAATGGGTAATGTACCTCGCAGGCGGTACGCCGCTGACCCGCCGTACGCTGGATACCACCCAGAACCTGCGGGCGAAGATCACTGAGTTGCCCGGCTCTTATTACCTGATGGTATATGCAAAAGACCGCAAAACAAAAGTGGAATACCAGAAGCGGATATTTGTTTCGGTGCTCTCCTCCTTCAGCGAAGGCTGGCTGGTGGTAGAAGAAAACAACAATGCCTGCGACATCTCCATGATCAGTCCGGTTGATACGGTTTTCCGCAACATCTATTCCCTTGCCAACAAAGGGCAAAAACTGCCTGCTGGCACCCGCCGCATTCCTGAAATAAGAACCTACAATGGCGATCAGAAAGTTTTTATCCTTTCACCTGCCGATATGGTGCAGGCCAACTATTCTGATTTTGTAAAACTCATGAGCTATCCCGATTTCTTCTGGCAGGCGCCCACCGACGTAAAGCCACAGGAATACTTTGTAAACAGCTACGATGAAATGATGCTGAACAACGGGAAGATCTATTGCCGCACCCTGAATGCCCCCGCCGGTACCATTAAGTTAAACCTGCCGCCAGACGGCGTTTACTATATGGCGCCCTATGAAATTTATTCTACAGTAGGGTATGTAGTGTACGATACCATTTCGCAGCAATTCATGAAGCTGAACATCGGGTCGGTTACCTTAACGCCGTTTTCAAAACCAACAGGCACGCCGCTTTTCTATATGAATAACATTGGTAAAAAGCTGCTGTATACCGAGGTTAATACGGCCAGCCAGTGTTTGGCATTTTTCAAAAACAACAACGACGACTCGTTATTTGCCTTTACCTATAATCCCACCCTGACCGACCCGGCAGTAAAAAGATACGACGGACTTACAGCACCCGGGATGATAAATGCGCGTTTATTCGTGGGGTCCCGTACACTGCCACACCTGTATTATGCATCCGGCAACAGCATTTACAAACTGGACATTGAAGCAAAGACCGCCGTGCCCATATACACATTCCCCGGTGGTACCGAAATAAGGGCCATGAAAATGTACCGCAACCTGAAAACCTCCACCGATCCCAATAACAACAAACTGATAGCTGTGGCTACTTATGAAAACGGCCAGGGTAAAATATACTATTTCCCCATTGCAGCAACCGGCAATTTCACCAATGATACCTACAGTAAAGTATTCAGCGGTTTTAATAAGATCAACGAAATAACATTTAAAAGCCTGAAGTAA
- a CDS encoding ABC-F family ATP-binding cassette domain-containing protein — protein sequence MLFLQDLSYLHPNKELLFENIYLTVNSRDKIALIGNNGSGKSTLLRLITGELQPHKGQIILDTVPYYIPQLFGQYNHLTIAQALRIEGKLLALQEILAGHVTEHNLNQLNDDWTIEERCQEALQYWQLNELSLSQPMATLSGGQKTKVFLAGIHIHQPQLVLLDEPSNHLDIAGRELLYGFIATTTCALIVVSHDRKLLNGLPAIAELSKRGLTQYGGNYDFYVEQKAIANNALGQDIQSREKALRKAKEKERETMERQQKLDARGKRKQEKAGVARIMMNTLRNSAENSTAKIKGAHGEKIDGIADELQALRNELPDIDKMQLGFDNTSLHRGKVLFTATGINHEYGAQRLWKENLDWQINSGERIAIKGLNGSGKTTLIKIILGELEPTIGTVYRADNKTVYIDQDYSLINNQQTVYEQAQQYNRTGLQEHEIKIRLNRFLFSKDDWDKPGSALSGGERMRLLLCCLTIGNQAPDIIMLDEPTNNLDIQNIEILTAAVNAYAGTLLVVSHDLHFLEQVNVENTFNV from the coding sequence ATGCTATTTCTGCAGGATCTCTCCTATTTACATCCCAACAAAGAACTGTTGTTTGAAAACATTTACCTCACTGTCAACAGCAGAGACAAGATCGCGTTGATCGGTAACAACGGCAGTGGTAAATCAACATTATTAAGGCTTATTACCGGTGAATTACAGCCGCATAAAGGGCAGATCATATTGGATACGGTTCCCTATTATATTCCGCAATTATTTGGTCAGTATAATCACCTGACGATTGCACAGGCATTGCGCATAGAAGGCAAATTACTGGCGCTGCAGGAGATCCTGGCCGGGCATGTAACTGAGCACAATCTTAACCAGCTGAATGATGACTGGACGATAGAAGAAAGATGCCAGGAAGCTTTACAATACTGGCAGTTGAATGAGTTGTCACTCTCCCAGCCTATGGCTACCCTGAGCGGCGGGCAAAAAACAAAAGTGTTCCTGGCCGGCATCCACATTCATCAACCACAATTGGTGTTACTGGATGAACCAAGCAATCACCTGGATATTGCGGGCAGGGAATTGTTGTACGGGTTTATTGCTACCACTACCTGTGCGTTGATCGTTGTAAGCCATGACAGAAAACTGCTGAACGGCCTGCCGGCGATTGCTGAATTGAGCAAACGTGGTTTAACGCAATATGGCGGTAATTATGATTTTTATGTTGAACAGAAAGCAATCGCCAACAACGCCCTGGGCCAGGACATTCAAAGCAGGGAAAAAGCTTTGCGTAAGGCAAAGGAAAAAGAACGGGAAACCATGGAGCGGCAACAAAAGCTGGACGCCCGCGGCAAACGCAAACAGGAAAAGGCAGGCGTTGCCCGGATCATGATGAACACCCTGCGCAACAGTGCAGAAAACAGTACGGCGAAGATAAAAGGCGCGCATGGTGAAAAGATCGACGGTATTGCTGATGAATTACAGGCCCTGCGTAATGAACTGCCCGATATAGACAAGATGCAGCTGGGTTTTGACAATACTTCCTTACACCGGGGAAAGGTGCTTTTTACCGCCACCGGCATTAACCACGAGTATGGCGCACAACGCCTGTGGAAGGAGAACCTCGACTGGCAGATAAACAGCGGTGAACGGATCGCGATCAAAGGGTTGAATGGCTCGGGGAAAACCACCCTTATCAAAATCATCCTGGGCGAACTGGAGCCAACCATTGGCACCGTGTACCGTGCTGACAATAAAACTGTTTATATTGACCAGGACTACTCCCTTATAAATAATCAGCAAACTGTATATGAACAGGCCCAACAATACAACAGAACGGGTTTACAGGAGCATGAAATCAAGATAAGGCTCAACCGCTTCCTGTTTTCAAAAGATGATTGGGATAAACCAGGGAGCGCATTAAGCGGAGGAGAACGCATGCGGCTGCTTTTGTGTTGTCTTACCATTGGCAACCAGGCGCCCGATATTATTATGCTGGATGAGCCAACTAATAACCTGGATATTCAAAATATTGAAATATTGACCGCTGCTGTCAATGCTTATGCGGGTACTTTGTTGGTAGTGTCACACGATTTACACTTCCTGGAGCAGGTAAATGTTGAAAATACATTTAACGTTTAA
- a CDS encoding DUF4843 domain-containing protein has protein sequence MNTTMAKNILYLLIPALFGCQLIACKKSELTSYTQPDMIYFYKDYYNTDRDSIVYSFAIKPDALTVDTVKIPLRIMGVAVSRDRSVNIQIVADSSTALAEQYTVLPVIVKAGAYTANVPLLVKRAPALKTSDVRVLLEIGNSDDFLPGVYNSTASASRGGGSVRFPVRINDFLTKPSNWDSFIAAYFGTYSQVKYKLVIDVLGRTQFLISGDDAVTTSQMTYFKIKCRNYLADLNTASGTKLKDETGTEITFPN, from the coding sequence ATGAATACGACAATGGCAAAAAACATCTTATATCTACTCATCCCGGCGCTGTTTGGCTGCCAGCTCATCGCCTGCAAAAAAAGCGAGCTCACCAGCTATACCCAGCCCGATATGATCTACTTCTATAAAGATTATTATAATACCGACAGGGACAGTATCGTATATTCATTCGCCATAAAACCCGATGCGCTTACGGTTGATACGGTAAAGATCCCCCTGCGTATAATGGGTGTTGCCGTTTCCCGCGACAGAAGCGTAAACATTCAGATAGTAGCAGACAGTTCAACCGCCCTGGCCGAACAATACACAGTGCTGCCTGTCATTGTAAAAGCAGGTGCGTATACGGCCAATGTGCCGTTGCTGGTAAAAAGAGCGCCCGCATTAAAAACAAGTGACGTACGGGTTTTACTTGAAATTGGTAATTCCGATGATTTTTTACCCGGGGTTTACAATTCAACTGCCAGCGCCTCCAGAGGCGGCGGCTCGGTAAGGTTTCCCGTACGCATCAACGACTTTCTTACCAAACCTTCCAACTGGGACAGTTTCATTGCTGCTTACTTTGGCACTTACAGCCAGGTAAAGTATAAACTGGTGATAGATGTCCTCGGCCGCACCCAATTCCTGATCTCGGGCGACGATGCCGTCACCACGTCCCAGATGACTTACTTTAAAATTAAATGCCGCAATTACCTGGCCGATCTGAATACCGCCAGCGGTACCAAACTCAAAGATGAAACCGGTACTGAGATAACATTCCCCAACTGA